The uncultured Desulfuromonas sp. genome has a segment encoding these proteins:
- a CDS encoding methyl-accepting chemotaxis protein encodes MRFKDLNIANKIYILFALAVPVMCLVFGGLYWKTRENLYKERYSQVRGQVDTAWELINYFVDEAQSGRMDEEQARTRAKESVKALRYSGQEYFWINDVHPTMVMHPIKPALDGKDLSSFADPDGVRLFVEMVKVSTAAQGGFVHYRWAKPGYEEPVDKVSYVKRVPQWGWIVGSGLYLDDVKAQTSVMLYGAVGVVGFTILASSIAVFLFARSLSRPIGRTVTMIEEISKGHLDLRLNMDREDEIGRMAKTMDMLANSLQHEMIDALQKLAQGNLAFDVVPVDDQDVIRGSLKQLEMDLNDIMSQVKQASEQISSGANQVSEASQALSHGATTSASSLEEIAASMGELASQTTLNAENAGQARDLSGQASAAAGRGNQCMDQMVTAMEEINASGRNISNIIKVIDEIAFQTNLLALNAAVEAARAGQHGKGFAVVAEEVRNLAARSAKAASETAGLIETSVQRAQNGVEIASQTAEALEDIVSGVSKVTDLVAEIAVASNEQADGITQINQGLTQIDDVTQQNTASAEESAASAEELASQAVQLQGVLSRFQLKGHTSAPRIAAQPAQPAKSSPSGWGGEFLE; translated from the coding sequence ATGCGCTTCAAGGATTTGAATATTGCTAACAAGATCTACATCTTGTTTGCCTTGGCGGTTCCGGTGATGTGCCTTGTCTTTGGCGGTTTATACTGGAAGACCCGTGAAAATTTGTACAAAGAACGCTATTCCCAGGTGCGCGGGCAGGTGGATACGGCCTGGGAGCTTATCAATTATTTCGTCGATGAAGCGCAAAGCGGCCGAATGGATGAGGAACAGGCGAGAACAAGGGCTAAAGAATCGGTCAAAGCATTGCGCTACAGTGGCCAGGAATATTTCTGGATCAACGATGTACATCCAACGATGGTGATGCACCCGATCAAGCCGGCCTTGGATGGTAAAGACCTTTCCTCGTTTGCCGATCCGGATGGCGTAAGGCTGTTTGTTGAAATGGTCAAGGTTTCTACTGCAGCACAGGGGGGATTTGTCCATTATCGCTGGGCCAAACCCGGTTATGAAGAACCCGTTGACAAAGTCTCCTATGTCAAGCGTGTTCCCCAGTGGGGCTGGATCGTCGGCAGCGGACTTTATCTTGATGACGTCAAGGCGCAAACGTCGGTGATGCTTTATGGTGCTGTTGGTGTGGTGGGCTTCACCATTCTGGCCAGCTCAATTGCCGTGTTTCTGTTTGCGCGCAGTTTGTCTCGGCCGATTGGTCGCACCGTGACGATGATCGAAGAGATTTCCAAAGGTCATCTTGACCTGCGGCTCAATATGGATCGTGAGGATGAGATCGGTCGTATGGCGAAAACCATGGATATGCTGGCAAACAGTCTCCAGCATGAGATGATCGATGCGTTGCAAAAGCTGGCACAGGGCAATCTGGCTTTTGACGTGGTGCCGGTGGACGATCAGGATGTTATCCGTGGTTCCCTGAAACAGTTGGAAATGGACCTCAATGACATCATGTCGCAGGTTAAGCAGGCCAGTGAACAGATTTCTTCCGGGGCGAATCAGGTCTCTGAGGCCAGCCAGGCCCTGTCTCACGGAGCGACAACTTCAGCCAGTTCGCTGGAGGAGATTGCCGCATCCATGGGAGAATTGGCATCGCAAACTACGTTGAATGCCGAAAATGCCGGGCAGGCGCGCGATCTTTCCGGTCAGGCCAGTGCCGCAGCGGGACGTGGTAATCAATGTATGGACCAGATGGTGACAGCCATGGAAGAGATTAATGCTTCGGGACGCAACATTTCCAACATTATCAAAGTGATTGACGAGATTGCCTTTCAGACGAACCTGCTGGCACTTAACGCTGCGGTAGAAGCGGCCCGTGCCGGTCAGCATGGCAAGGGCTTTGCCGTGGTTGCTGAAGAGGTGCGCAATCTGGCGGCACGCAGTGCCAAAGCCGCCAGTGAGACCGCTGGTCTGATTGAAACCTCGGTACAGCGCGCCCAGAACGGAGTTGAGATTGCTTCACAGACGGCAGAGGCTCTGGAGGATATTGTTTCCGGCGTCAGCAAGGTGACGGATCTGGTCGCGGAAATCGCCGTGGCCAGTAATGAGCAGGCCGATGGTATTACCCAGATCAACCAGGGACTGACCCAGATTGATGATGTGACCCAGCAGAATACCGCCAGCGCGGAAGAGAGTGCCGCCAGTGCGGAAGAGTTAGCCAGTCAGGCGGTTCAATTACAGGGCGTTCTCAGCCGGTTCCAGCTGAAAGGGCACACCTCTGCACCGCGCATTGCCGCTCAGCCCGCTCAACCCGCGAAGTCCTCACCTTCCGGATGGGGTGGAGAGTTTCTGGAGTAG
- a CDS encoding EscU/YscU/HrcU family type III secretion system export apparatus switch protein — MADNEPVKKAVAVKYDKEVADAPLIVASGKGQLADNIIKAAEEAGLEISHDPDLVELLAKIPVGAEIPSELYQAVAEILAYVYRVNKKHKEQR, encoded by the coding sequence GTGGCCGATAACGAACCAGTCAAAAAAGCCGTTGCCGTCAAATACGACAAAGAGGTTGCTGACGCGCCACTGATTGTCGCCAGTGGTAAGGGACAATTGGCTGACAATATTATCAAAGCGGCCGAAGAAGCCGGCCTGGAAATTTCACACGATCCTGACCTTGTTGAACTGCTGGCCAAGATTCCCGTTGGTGCGGAAATCCCTTCTGAACTGTATCAAGCTGTTGCAGAAATTCTTGCCTACGTATACCGCGTCAATAAAAAGCACAAAGAACAGCGTTAA
- a CDS encoding flagellar hook-length control protein FliK, translating to MESSGRQVLLEMGQQQFKAQSDVEMHNGQKLNLEVVATEPRLKLQVVSPSTDNQLLRLIHLYDHKTEIGSTLKTLLGQRFSASQGAGQSPVSQQGPVTSSAPAAASASGQNISTATPTTLPPAAVQQGAGPAATPGSVATNEAIQAPPTLKTGVPQTNPNPSAAGGAENAKVPVQPTTIAASSVAQERAPSEVLQAPVSGEKALGQRAAVPIPSPAVATNTPGENRPTNDPATALLTPPSPQQVAGMTALLHRLDGSSNVANALFTAINLVPLSAQQKRAVEGALTPEQWNHLETLAKDLGSDFKATGAKILFNLSHNLGLDYERLLSQQKSDQAAQTLKGALMTLTEHDDLPDAVRDSSRQMVQQLELLQLTRVRFAQEGILFFPLPFEFMEQGYALVEQRQGGEDGETSSHVVTLNMSLEGLGAVQANLLFEQQALFVRILCQDDDSQAALEENLAELEEALAPFAVRSIQIALGVEDPAVELINRLQPHHDNVFDARV from the coding sequence GTGGAAAGTTCCGGTCGTCAGGTTCTTTTAGAGATGGGGCAGCAGCAGTTTAAGGCGCAGAGCGATGTGGAGATGCATAATGGCCAGAAGCTGAATCTCGAGGTTGTCGCGACTGAACCGCGTTTGAAGCTGCAGGTTGTTTCTCCCTCGACGGATAATCAACTTCTGCGACTGATTCATCTTTATGACCATAAGACCGAAATTGGCTCGACGCTGAAAACACTCCTTGGTCAACGTTTTTCCGCCTCTCAAGGCGCAGGGCAGTCCCCCGTTTCCCAGCAGGGTCCGGTGACCTCTTCTGCACCTGCTGCCGCAAGTGCTTCGGGGCAGAACATCTCTACAGCCACCCCAACAACGCTACCCCCTGCAGCTGTGCAGCAGGGAGCAGGTCCTGCGGCAACACCAGGTTCTGTTGCCACGAATGAAGCGATTCAGGCTCCTCCGACGCTAAAAACTGGGGTTCCTCAGACGAACCCAAACCCGTCTGCGGCTGGAGGTGCTGAGAATGCGAAGGTGCCCGTTCAACCGACGACCATTGCAGCATCATCTGTTGCGCAGGAACGAGCGCCATCTGAAGTGCTACAAGCGCCGGTTTCTGGAGAAAAAGCGCTGGGACAACGTGCTGCCGTACCAATCCCCTCACCAGCCGTCGCTACGAATACGCCTGGGGAAAATCGCCCGACCAACGATCCTGCTACTGCGTTATTAACGCCACCGAGTCCGCAACAGGTTGCCGGAATGACCGCCTTGTTGCATCGTCTGGATGGTTCTTCAAATGTGGCCAATGCTCTTTTTACGGCAATCAATCTGGTCCCTTTGAGTGCGCAACAAAAGCGAGCTGTGGAGGGTGCTCTTACCCCTGAGCAGTGGAACCATCTTGAAACTTTGGCCAAAGACCTCGGCAGTGACTTTAAGGCCACCGGGGCCAAAATACTGTTTAATCTGTCCCATAATTTAGGGCTGGATTATGAAAGGTTGTTATCTCAACAAAAATCCGATCAGGCTGCGCAGACCCTCAAGGGCGCCTTAATGACTCTCACCGAACATGATGATCTGCCGGATGCTGTACGGGACAGCAGCCGCCAGATGGTTCAACAGTTGGAATTGTTGCAATTGACGCGCGTTCGGTTTGCTCAGGAGGGTATTCTGTTTTTCCCGTTGCCGTTCGAATTTATGGAGCAGGGCTATGCGCTGGTTGAACAACGCCAGGGAGGTGAGGATGGTGAGACCTCCAGTCATGTCGTGACCCTGAATATGTCTCTTGAAGGTTTGGGGGCCGTTCAGGCGAACCTTTTGTTTGAGCAGCAAGCGTTGTTTGTGCGAATTCTTTGTCAAGATGACGACAGTCAGGCGGCTTTGGAAGAGAATTTAGCCGAGTTGGAAGAGGCGCTGGCTCCTTTTGCGGTGCGCTCAATTCAAATTGCCCTGGGTGTGGAAGACCCGGCTGTTGAATTGATCAATCGCCTTCAACCGCACCATGATAATGTTTTTGATGCCCGGGTGTAG
- a CDS encoding PilZ domain-containing protein, producing the protein MADFALFKYLEKPSLLRVYILLADDVKVRLEAVARIIAEPYLEVKFRPDELPLDKVRIGGKLLLSLDTRVGTVSMYAHVDEVVNSRTLRVMGLESFAYSQQREYFRVNSTIKVSYSKETLSSRPSPKVPTATVNISGNGVLIAAEEKFTAGDTYELEFYLPDGKGELFCKGLVVRVDEKLRGGYEVAMTYHSIEPEERDRIISFCLAEQRRLLRTKVQIVGF; encoded by the coding sequence GTGGCGGACTTTGCGCTTTTTAAATATCTGGAAAAACCTAGTTTATTACGCGTTTATATCCTGCTTGCCGATGATGTAAAGGTCCGTTTGGAGGCCGTTGCGCGTATTATCGCTGAACCCTACCTCGAAGTTAAATTCCGTCCTGACGAACTGCCCCTGGATAAGGTGCGTATTGGTGGCAAGCTGTTGTTGTCGTTGGATACCCGTGTCGGCACCGTTTCCATGTACGCTCATGTTGACGAAGTGGTGAATTCGCGAACGTTACGTGTTATGGGGTTGGAGTCTTTTGCCTATTCACAACAACGTGAATATTTTCGGGTGAATTCGACCATTAAGGTGTCTTACAGCAAGGAAACGCTTTCGTCCAGACCGTCGCCAAAAGTGCCGACGGCAACCGTTAATATCAGCGGCAATGGTGTGTTGATCGCAGCAGAAGAAAAATTTACCGCTGGAGACACCTATGAATTGGAATTTTATCTGCCGGACGGTAAAGGCGAATTGTTTTGCAAGGGGCTGGTCGTTCGCGTTGATGAGAAGTTACGTGGCGGCTATGAAGTTGCCATGACCTACCATAGTATTGAACCGGAAGAGCGTGACCGGATTATCTCCTTCTGCCTGGCTGAACAGCGGCGCCTGCTGCGTACCAAGGTTCAAATCGTCGGGTTCTGA